The Primulina huaijiensis isolate GDHJ02 chromosome 12, ASM1229523v2, whole genome shotgun sequence genome has a window encoding:
- the LOC140989579 gene encoding uncharacterized protein produces MMDCVKVTASVRKAKKKQVKGELDRLKQAEKKRRRLEKALATSAAIRSELEKKKQKKKEEQERLDEEGAAIAEAVALHVLLGEDPEDSGNVVRNKDEGLSSWDHAQQIDVIFGRRRGLFPYHDQLDYSFESMGRVSDARIYGQLQNQWGNSMWATDPQENYLYSLCYEEDDLCSADLSADHVAAEAVSSLKIADDARVDAYVYNHILSG; encoded by the coding sequence ATGATGGATTGTGTTAAAGTGACAGCTAGTGTTAGGAAAGCCAAGAAGAAGCAGGTGAAGGGAGAATTAGATCGCCTTAAACAGGCCGAGAAGAAGAGGAGGCGCTTAGAGAAGGCTCTGGCTACTTCTGCGGCCATCCGTTCCGAACTGGAAAAGAAGAAgcagaaaaagaaagaagaacagGAGCGGCTCGATGAAGAAGGTGCCGCCATAGCTGAGGCAGTTGCACTTCATGTCCTACTTGGTGAAGACCCTGAAGATTCAGGCAATGTCGTGCGGAACAAGGACGAGGGGCTGTCCTCGTGGGATCATGCTcaacaaattgatgtcattTTCGGGAGAAGACGGGGGCTGTTTCCTTACCATGACCAACTCGATTATTCATTTGAAAGCATGGGACGTGTTTCTGATGCTCGTATATATGGGCAATTGCAAAATCAATGGGGAAATTCTATGTGGGCGACTGATcctcaagaaaattatttatacTCTCTGTGTTATGAAGAAGATGATTTGTGCTCTGCTGATTTATCTGCTGATCATGTTGCTGCTGAAGCTGTTTCATCACTTAAAATAGCTGATGATGCACGGGTAGATGCATACGTCTACAACCATATTTTAAGTGGGTAG